One genomic segment of Ferrimonas sp. YFM includes these proteins:
- a CDS encoding LysM domain-containing protein, whose amino-acid sequence MRRTFLMLFLILAIPGWADGLSLRPGAPKIYTVKQGDTLWDISGLYLDDPWLWPRLWQVNPAIANPHLIYPGDRLLLTLVNGVPVLRRQRGRDSSLPLPTLDRALIGPLLDHVAVLSPEALKQAPVVESGSRNSLRFVAGDTLYLSEALPAGGEFGVFHHRQSLIDPDNDALLGEEMVLVATGVADGAGHLKLIHSLREASVGEPLYALSQIKAQPLVFPLEPAEPGTELPLLAAPNQASEVGPGELVYLRRSEQLKPGKLLTVVHSPRAEARLTRGELMVVRCYERVCLALVTRAGHPLQMADRAVTPEGRWRLL is encoded by the coding sequence ATGCGCCGAACCTTTCTGATGCTTTTTCTTATCCTCGCCATTCCCGGGTGGGCCGACGGCCTCTCCCTTCGTCCGGGTGCTCCTAAGATATATACGGTAAAACAGGGGGATACCCTTTGGGACATCTCGGGTCTCTATCTGGACGATCCCTGGCTCTGGCCCAGGCTGTGGCAGGTGAACCCGGCCATCGCCAATCCCCACCTTATCTACCCTGGCGATCGCCTGTTGCTGACACTGGTAAATGGGGTGCCGGTGCTGAGGCGTCAGAGGGGGAGGGATTCCTCACTCCCTCTGCCGACCCTGGACAGGGCCCTGATTGGCCCTCTGTTGGATCATGTGGCGGTACTCAGCCCTGAGGCCCTGAAGCAGGCTCCTGTGGTGGAGTCCGGCAGTCGCAACTCTCTGAGGTTTGTTGCTGGAGATACCCTGTACCTCAGCGAGGCGTTGCCAGCGGGCGGAGAGTTTGGGGTGTTTCATCATCGCCAAAGCCTTATCGACCCCGACAATGATGCGCTGCTGGGGGAGGAGATGGTGCTGGTGGCCACTGGGGTGGCCGACGGTGCGGGACACCTCAAGCTGATACACAGTCTGCGCGAGGCGTCTGTGGGCGAGCCGTTGTACGCGCTCTCCCAAATAAAGGCGCAACCGCTGGTGTTTCCCCTGGAGCCGGCAGAGCCCGGCACCGAGTTGCCCTTGCTGGCGGCACCGAACCAGGCCAGTGAGGTGGGGCCTGGGGAGCTGGTGTATCTGAGGCGCAGTGAACAGCTGAAGCCGGGCAAACTGTTGACGGTGGTGCACAGTCCAAGGGCGGAAGCCAGGTTGACCCGTGGAGAGCTGATGGTGGTGCGCTGCTATGAGCGGGTGTGCCTGGCCCTGGTGACCCGAGCGGGGCACCCCTTGCAGATGGCCGATCGTGCGGTCACTCCGGAGGGGCGATGGCGTCTTCTTTGA
- the def gene encoding peptide deformylase produces MATLQVLRFPDERLRTVAKPVTEFDGDLQQLVDDMLETMYEEKGIGLAATQVDRHVQVIVMDHSEDKSAPMVFINPELSNQSGSFTNEEGCLSVPGVYAKVDRYETVTIKALDRDGTPFTIDANELLSICIQHEMDHLNGKLFVDYLSPLKRQRIRQKLEKQARLDARHA; encoded by the coding sequence ATGGCTACTTTGCAAGTCCTGCGTTTCCCGGACGAGCGCCTGAGAACGGTTGCCAAACCGGTGACCGAATTTGATGGCGACCTCCAGCAACTTGTTGATGACATGCTGGAAACTATGTACGAAGAGAAGGGCATCGGCCTGGCTGCTACCCAGGTGGATCGCCACGTACAGGTGATCGTAATGGATCACTCCGAAGACAAGTCTGCGCCCATGGTGTTCATCAACCCAGAGCTGAGCAATCAAAGCGGCTCCTTCACCAACGAAGAGGGCTGCCTGTCCGTGCCCGGCGTCTACGCCAAGGTCGACCGTTATGAAACCGTGACCATCAAGGCGCTGGACCGGGACGGTACCCCCTTCACCATCGACGCCAATGAGCTGCTCTCCATCTGCATTCAGCACGAGATGGATCACCTCAACGGCAAGCTGTTTGTGGACTACCTGTCCCCGCTGAAACGCCAGCGCATCCGCCAGAAGCTGGAAAAGCAAGCCCGACTGGATGCCCGCCACGCCTAG
- a CDS encoding topoisomerase DNA-binding C4 zinc finger domain-containing protein codes for MSRIDDGLFNAHEHALEREYEVCPQCGSELHILNGKRGQFLGCQSYPACDYSRPLSHKEVGIIEVMEDQPCPQCERPLALKSGRYGIYIGCTGYPECDFIVREEEEDSEVVCPDCGKGHLLHRSGRSGKPFYGCSNYPKCKYVVNAPPHEQKCPDCGWGILVEKRLRGELRLICPQRTCKYRGKAI; via the coding sequence GTGAGTAGAATTGATGACGGTTTGTTCAATGCCCATGAGCATGCCCTGGAGCGGGAGTACGAGGTTTGCCCCCAGTGCGGGTCCGAACTGCATATTCTCAACGGCAAGCGCGGCCAGTTTCTTGGATGTCAGAGTTACCCCGCCTGTGACTACAGCAGACCGCTGAGCCATAAAGAGGTGGGCATCATCGAAGTGATGGAGGATCAGCCCTGTCCCCAATGCGAACGCCCCCTGGCGTTGAAGTCCGGTCGATACGGCATCTACATCGGCTGCACCGGCTATCCTGAGTGCGATTTTATCGTCCGCGAAGAGGAGGAGGACTCCGAGGTGGTGTGTCCGGATTGCGGCAAGGGACATCTGCTTCACCGAAGTGGTCGTTCGGGAAAACCTTTCTATGGCTGCAGTAACTACCCAAAATGTAAATATGTGGTAAATGCCCCGCCGCACGAGCAGAAATGCCCGGATTGTGGTTGGGGCATCCTGGTGGAGAAGCGTCTCAGGGGCGAATTGAGATTAATTTGTCCGCAACGAACCTGTAAATATCGGGGCAAAGCGATATAA
- a CDS encoding DUF494 family protein, with translation MFDILMYLFETYVQSDVELLLDREELTEELSRAGFKSEEIGKALIWIEKLAALQDGTDQPYLYTNPNHSLRVYTEAEQIRLDTACRGFLLFLEQIQVLSGETREMVIDRVMELDGEPLSLDDLKWVVLMVLFNAPGNEGAYRQMEDLVFEEPEGMIH, from the coding sequence ATGTTCGACATACTGATGTACCTGTTCGAGACCTATGTCCAAAGCGATGTTGAGTTGTTGTTGGATCGCGAAGAGCTGACGGAAGAGCTAAGTCGTGCGGGTTTTAAGTCAGAGGAGATTGGCAAGGCATTAATCTGGATTGAGAAGCTGGCGGCGTTGCAGGACGGCACTGACCAGCCCTATCTGTACACTAACCCCAACCACAGTCTTCGCGTCTACACAGAAGCGGAGCAGATCCGACTGGACACCGCCTGTCGCGGGTTCCTGCTGTTCCTGGAGCAGATCCAGGTGCTGAGCGGAGAGACCCGAGAGATGGTGATCGACCGTGTGATGGAGCTCGATGGTGAGCCTCTGAGCCTGGACGATCTCAAATGGGTGGTTCTGATGGTGTTGTTTAACGCCCCCGGCAACGAAGGTGCCTATCGTCAGATGGAGGACCTGGTGTTTGAAGAGCCCGAGGGGATGATCCACTAA
- the dprA gene encoding DNA-processing protein DprA has product MASSLTDWLALELARGVGHGAKLSLLEVAPVEILRQWALAGDLPGGHDEFAQALAYPDRRRLDLALSWADGDNRQILTMDHPGYPEALRQIADPPLLLFVQGNPALLAGPALAVVGSRRATPAALERTQQWCRGLAAEGWVIVSGLAEGIDGAAHRGALEGGKTLAVTGCGLSRCYPRIHNRLQNEIAEKGAVVSTFWPDMRPHKGCFPRRNRVVSGLCYATLVMEAGLKSGSLITARLAAEQGREVFAVPGSVDNPQAQGCHFLIQQGAKLVSAPVDIFEELMPQLPRRPQPRIRPQAPELPLPRLLDSVGYEATPVDVVVARSDLPVDVVLEQLLLLELEGRVTQVPGGYIRLRGG; this is encoded by the coding sequence ATGGCGTCTTCTTTGACCGATTGGCTGGCCCTGGAGCTGGCCAGGGGGGTGGGACATGGTGCCAAACTGTCGTTGTTGGAGGTGGCGCCGGTCGAGATCCTGCGTCAGTGGGCTCTTGCCGGGGATCTGCCCGGTGGCCACGATGAATTCGCCCAAGCCCTGGCCTATCCGGATCGTCGGCGCCTGGATCTCGCTCTGAGTTGGGCCGACGGGGATAACCGACAGATTTTGACTATGGACCACCCTGGGTACCCTGAGGCGCTCAGGCAGATAGCCGATCCGCCCCTGCTGTTGTTTGTCCAGGGCAATCCGGCGCTGTTGGCGGGCCCGGCACTGGCGGTGGTGGGCAGCCGCCGGGCCACTCCCGCTGCGCTGGAACGCACCCAGCAGTGGTGCCGGGGGTTGGCCGCCGAGGGGTGGGTCATCGTCAGCGGCCTGGCGGAGGGGATAGACGGTGCTGCCCATCGTGGGGCCCTGGAAGGAGGAAAAACCTTGGCGGTGACGGGGTGTGGTCTGAGTCGTTGCTATCCACGTATCCATAACAGGTTGCAGAATGAGATCGCTGAAAAGGGCGCGGTGGTGTCCACCTTCTGGCCGGACATGCGTCCCCACAAGGGGTGTTTTCCCAGGCGCAACCGGGTGGTCAGCGGCCTGTGCTACGCCACCTTGGTGATGGAGGCCGGGCTGAAATCCGGCTCCCTGATCACCGCCCGACTGGCGGCCGAACAGGGCAGGGAGGTGTTTGCGGTGCCCGGCTCGGTGGACAACCCTCAGGCCCAGGGCTGTCATTTTTTGATTCAGCAGGGTGCCAAACTGGTCTCTGCCCCGGTCGATATCTTTGAGGAGTTGATGCCGCAGTTGCCAAGGCGGCCTCAGCCAAGGATTCGCCCCCAGGCACCGGAGTTGCCTTTGCCCAGGTTGTTGGATAGTGTGGGCTATGAGGCCACTCCAGTAGATGTAGTGGTGGCTCGGAGCGATTTGCCAGTAGATGTTGTGCTAGAGCAACTGTTGTTACTGGAGTTAGAGGGTCGGGTCACGCAAGTGCCCGGCGGTTACATCCGGCTTAGGGGAGGGTAG
- a CDS encoding L-threonylcarbamoyladenylate synthase: MSKCITPQQGAEMMTDGGVIAYATEAVFGLGCDPDNGDAVMRLLSIKQRPVEKGLILLAADVDQLSPYVDFDALTDAQRQRVLDSWPGPYTWVVPAKPGIPKWITGQFQSVAVRVTGHAQAAELARLFGKPLVSTSANLTGEEPGRSVAEVQLALEGLLDGVVDSQTGESLAPSTIRNAITGETLRAG, translated from the coding sequence ATGAGTAAGTGCATTACCCCCCAGCAAGGGGCCGAGATGATGACCGACGGCGGCGTGATTGCCTACGCCACTGAAGCGGTATTTGGCCTGGGGTGCGACCCCGACAATGGGGATGCGGTAATGCGCTTGCTGTCCATAAAGCAGCGTCCGGTTGAGAAGGGGCTGATCTTGCTGGCGGCGGATGTCGACCAGCTCAGCCCCTATGTGGATTTCGATGCTCTCACCGATGCCCAGCGACAGCGGGTATTGGACAGCTGGCCTGGCCCCTATACCTGGGTGGTTCCGGCCAAACCCGGTATCCCGAAGTGGATTACCGGCCAATTTCAATCTGTGGCGGTTCGGGTAACCGGCCACGCCCAGGCGGCCGAACTGGCTCGCCTGTTCGGCAAACCCCTGGTGTCTACCAGTGCCAACCTGACCGGTGAAGAGCCGGGCCGGAGCGTTGCTGAGGTTCAGCTGGCTCTGGAAGGGCTGCTGGACGGGGTTGTCGACAGTCAAACCGGGGAATCTCTTGCCCCATCTACCATCAGAAATGCCATCACCGGCGAGACTCTGCGCGCCGGCTAA
- the fmt gene encoding methionyl-tRNA formyltransferase — translation MNPLKIVFAGTPDFAARHLDALIHSDHQVVAVYSQPDRPAGRGKKLTASPVKTLAMEHDIPVYQPKSLRQEEAQQELAALDFDIMVVVAYGLILPKVVLETPKLGCINVHGSLLPRWRGAAPIQRSIWAGDEVTGVTIMQMDEGLDTGDMLHKVELPIDTSDTSAALYDKLAQLGPQGLLEALSQIADGTAKAEKQDDSLANYAEKLSKEEARIDWTQSAEFIERCVRAFNPWPVSHFEAGDNSLKLWQASVVEGNDSQPGTIIQADKQGLVVNCGDRALKLDTIQLPGKKAMAATDVLNARKEWFETGTLLS, via the coding sequence TTGAACCCCCTGAAGATAGTGTTTGCCGGTACGCCGGATTTTGCCGCGCGTCACCTGGACGCGCTGATCCACAGCGACCACCAGGTGGTGGCCGTCTACTCCCAGCCCGACCGCCCTGCCGGCCGAGGCAAGAAGCTGACCGCCAGCCCGGTTAAGACTCTGGCCATGGAGCACGACATCCCGGTCTACCAACCCAAGTCTCTGCGCCAGGAGGAGGCCCAGCAGGAGCTGGCCGCCCTGGATTTCGACATCATGGTGGTGGTGGCCTACGGCCTGATCCTGCCCAAAGTGGTGTTGGAGACCCCTAAGCTGGGCTGCATCAACGTTCACGGCAGCCTGCTGCCCCGTTGGCGCGGTGCCGCGCCCATCCAGCGTTCCATCTGGGCCGGCGATGAGGTCACCGGCGTCACCATCATGCAGATGGACGAGGGCCTGGATACCGGCGACATGCTGCACAAGGTGGAGCTGCCCATCGACACCAGCGACACCTCGGCGGCCCTGTATGACAAGCTGGCACAACTGGGCCCCCAGGGTCTGCTGGAGGCCCTGAGCCAGATCGCCGACGGCACCGCCAAGGCAGAGAAGCAGGATGACAGCCTGGCCAACTACGCCGAGAAGCTCTCCAAAGAGGAGGCACGCATCGACTGGACTCAGAGCGCCGAGTTCATCGAGCGCTGCGTTCGCGCCTTCAATCCCTGGCCTGTCAGCCACTTTGAAGCGGGAGACAACAGCCTGAAGCTCTGGCAAGCCAGTGTGGTCGAGGGCAACGACAGTCAGCCCGGCACCATTATCCAGGCGGACAAGCAGGGCCTGGTGGTCAACTGCGGCGACCGAGCCCTGAAGCTGGACACCATCCAGCTGCCAGGTAAGAAGGCGATGGCCGCCACCGACGTCTTGAACGCCCGCAAAGAGTGGTTTGAAACCGGGACTCTGCTGTCATGA
- the rsmB gene encoding 16S rRNA (cytosine(967)-C(5))-methyltransferase RsmB → MSKRNTRAQAAWVIEQVIDKGQSLATCLPQAQQHLANPKDKGLLAEICYGVMRQLPVLDTQVLACLDNPLKGKKRIIHCLLLAGLYQLKHMRVKQHAAVTETVEATRQLKAGGLSGLVNGVMRRFCRELEQVQQQRFDDDSRTYLHSRWFIERVRHAYPQGWQQILEANNQHPPLWLRNNASQQTRATFLDALEELGIDAVAGQSPNALRLTQGMDVTKLPGFDQGSVSVQDHSAQWSAYLLDPRPGERVLDACAAPGGKTCHLMEYQPQLDEVVALDIDQNRLERVQQNLDRLGLTATLVAGDGADPDTWWDGQQFDRILLDAPCSATGVIRRNPDSKWLRRESDIDTLAQLQQRILHACWKMLKPGGTLVYATCSILPEENVNQIKTFLQQVPDAMLLSINPEDTSDQPGWQLLPRPDGGDGFYYARMTKKH, encoded by the coding sequence ATGAGCAAACGCAACACTCGTGCCCAGGCCGCCTGGGTCATCGAACAGGTGATCGACAAAGGCCAGTCCCTGGCCACCTGTCTGCCCCAGGCTCAGCAGCACCTTGCCAACCCTAAGGACAAGGGACTGCTGGCGGAGATCTGTTACGGCGTAATGCGTCAGCTGCCGGTGCTGGACACCCAGGTTCTGGCCTGCCTGGATAACCCCCTTAAGGGCAAGAAACGCATCATTCACTGCCTGTTGCTGGCCGGGCTGTATCAGCTCAAACACATGAGGGTGAAGCAGCACGCCGCCGTTACCGAAACCGTTGAGGCCACCCGCCAGCTCAAGGCAGGTGGCCTTTCCGGGCTGGTCAATGGCGTCATGCGCCGCTTCTGTCGCGAACTGGAGCAGGTGCAGCAGCAACGTTTCGACGACGACAGCCGCACCTATCTGCACTCCCGCTGGTTCATCGAGCGGGTGCGCCACGCCTACCCACAAGGCTGGCAGCAGATCCTGGAGGCCAACAATCAACACCCCCCGCTGTGGCTGCGCAACAACGCCAGCCAGCAGACCCGGGCAACCTTCCTCGATGCTCTCGAAGAGCTGGGCATCGACGCGGTCGCCGGCCAGAGCCCCAATGCCCTGCGCCTGACCCAGGGGATGGACGTCACCAAACTTCCCGGTTTCGATCAGGGCAGCGTGTCCGTCCAGGACCACTCGGCCCAGTGGTCCGCCTACCTGCTGGATCCTCGCCCCGGAGAGCGGGTGCTGGATGCCTGTGCCGCGCCGGGAGGCAAGACCTGCCACCTGATGGAGTATCAGCCACAGCTGGACGAAGTGGTGGCCCTGGACATCGACCAGAACCGCCTTGAGCGGGTGCAACAGAACCTGGACCGCCTCGGTCTCACCGCCACCCTGGTGGCCGGAGACGGTGCCGACCCCGACACCTGGTGGGACGGGCAACAGTTCGACCGCATCCTGCTGGATGCCCCCTGCTCCGCCACCGGCGTGATTCGCCGCAACCCGGACAGCAAATGGCTGCGCCGGGAGAGCGACATCGACACCCTGGCCCAGTTGCAACAGCGCATCCTTCACGCCTGCTGGAAAATGCTCAAGCCCGGCGGCACCCTGGTGTACGCAACCTGCTCCATACTTCCTGAAGAAAATGTGAACCAGATCAAGACATTTCTTCAACAGGTGCCGGATGCTATGCTGCTTAGCATCAATCCGGAAGACACCAGTGACCAACCTGGCTGGCAATTGCTGCCCCGTCCCGACGGCGGTGACGGTTTCTACTACGCCAGAATGACCAAAAAGCACTGA
- the purE gene encoding 5-(carboxyamino)imidazole ribonucleotide mutase has product MTTPFVAVLMGSDSDLPVMQSTLDVLKSFDIHFEVKVTSAHRTPAATHAYVKDAEERGCKVFICAAGLAAHLAGAVAGITTRPVIGVPIDAGPLQGHDALLSTVMMPGGVPVAAVAIGKAGAKNAGYLAAQMLAVASEEMAERVKADRQKNAEAVMAKDAALQEKLGR; this is encoded by the coding sequence ATGACCACACCCTTTGTTGCTGTACTCATGGGGTCAGATTCCGATCTGCCCGTAATGCAGTCCACTCTGGACGTCCTCAAGAGCTTTGATATTCACTTCGAAGTCAAGGTGACCTCCGCACACCGCACCCCTGCGGCGACTCACGCCTATGTGAAGGATGCCGAAGAGCGCGGTTGCAAGGTGTTCATCTGTGCTGCAGGCCTGGCCGCTCACCTGGCTGGTGCCGTAGCCGGTATCACCACCCGCCCTGTCATCGGTGTGCCTATCGATGCTGGCCCACTTCAGGGCCATGACGCACTGCTCTCCACCGTAATGATGCCTGGTGGCGTGCCCGTAGCCGCGGTGGCCATCGGTAAAGCCGGTGCCAAGAATGCCGGCTATTTGGCCGCTCAAATGCTGGCGGTTGCCAGCGAAGAGATGGCTGAGCGGGTTAAGGCGGATCGTCAGAAGAACGCCGAGGCTGTTATGGCCAAGGATGCTGCTCTGCAGGAAAAGCTGGGCCGCTAA
- a CDS encoding collagenase, whose protein sequence is MKLKSVSLCLAAATLLFGCAGTQENAQAVITNSVDLSLANRGDAEVINDHQLARSIAAVSAMAADPISNRQALFNQLQYLRAYSYFADVDLIDDAQIKQLHHGIITLGQSLDRRTPELLEQWAVLVYRYYRQDGMGQDLDSIPELMAQQLASFEQTGSGSAIQDYALWELLRGAGMLLESVRRVPESPLKEQLLESDLDDALLRFAASNGAQRPSGDWAQQNAYWALAMWQLNQPEEIRLLTEQRVAQVARDDQSIRGAEAGQAFTMGFLVNAFLGQQACTQDYGDLCTLPKEEEVLPIEHQCSDSLYIRAQDLTLEELEQTCSRLTSQEQDFHMLLATNQQPVANDHNDALKVVVFKNWSQYNAYGQLLYDINTDNGGMYIEGNPDEQNNQATFYAYRAWWKEEFQVWNLNHEYIHYLDGRFVKYGGFGHFPEKMVWWAEGMAEYVSKGRDNDQALTLARDYGVGSWPSLEEIFSTHYHDGLDRTYRWSYLAVRYFCENDREALQALGRALKQNDFSSYDEALLAFAEENQEGFNEWLSTLVDAMPLETVPMQLAATPVPRKENRYSYRDYLKPAHLARSDAHLHL, encoded by the coding sequence ATGAAATTGAAGAGTGTCTCTCTTTGTCTTGCCGCGGCAACCCTGCTGTTTGGCTGCGCCGGCACCCAGGAGAACGCCCAAGCCGTCATCACCAACTCCGTGGATCTCTCCCTGGCGAACCGCGGCGACGCCGAGGTCATCAATGATCATCAGCTGGCACGCAGCATCGCAGCCGTTTCAGCCATGGCCGCTGACCCCATAAGCAACCGCCAAGCCCTGTTCAACCAACTTCAGTATCTGCGCGCCTACAGCTATTTTGCCGATGTAGACCTTATCGACGATGCGCAGATTAAGCAGTTGCATCACGGCATCATCACTCTGGGTCAATCTCTGGATCGCCGCACTCCCGAGCTGCTGGAGCAGTGGGCAGTGTTGGTGTATCGCTACTATCGTCAGGATGGCATGGGCCAGGACCTGGATTCCATTCCGGAGCTGATGGCACAGCAACTGGCCTCCTTCGAACAGACCGGCAGTGGCTCCGCCATCCAGGATTATGCCCTCTGGGAGCTACTGCGAGGTGCCGGCATGCTGCTGGAGTCAGTGCGCCGAGTACCAGAGAGTCCTCTTAAAGAGCAGTTGCTGGAGAGCGATCTGGACGACGCCCTGCTCCGTTTCGCCGCCAGCAACGGCGCCCAGCGCCCTTCTGGTGACTGGGCCCAGCAAAATGCCTACTGGGCACTGGCCATGTGGCAGTTGAATCAACCCGAAGAGATTCGCCTGCTGACCGAGCAGCGTGTGGCCCAGGTGGCCCGCGACGATCAAAGCATTCGCGGCGCCGAAGCTGGCCAGGCCTTTACCATGGGCTTCCTGGTCAATGCCTTCCTGGGGCAGCAAGCCTGCACCCAGGACTATGGCGACCTGTGCACCCTGCCGAAAGAGGAAGAGGTTCTGCCCATCGAGCATCAATGCTCCGACAGCCTCTACATTCGCGCTCAGGATCTGACTCTGGAGGAGCTGGAGCAGACCTGCAGCCGTCTCACCTCTCAGGAGCAGGACTTCCACATGCTGTTGGCCACCAATCAACAGCCGGTAGCCAACGACCACAACGACGCCCTCAAGGTGGTGGTTTTCAAGAACTGGAGCCAGTACAACGCCTACGGTCAGTTGCTCTATGACATCAATACCGACAACGGTGGCATGTACATCGAGGGCAACCCGGACGAGCAGAACAATCAGGCCACCTTTTACGCCTACCGCGCCTGGTGGAAGGAGGAGTTTCAGGTCTGGAATCTGAACCATGAGTACATCCACTATCTGGATGGCCGTTTCGTCAAGTACGGCGGGTTTGGCCACTTTCCGGAAAAGATGGTGTGGTGGGCCGAAGGGATGGCTGAGTATGTCTCCAAGGGGCGGGACAACGATCAGGCCCTCACCCTGGCTCGGGACTATGGTGTCGGCAGCTGGCCCTCTCTGGAGGAGATCTTCTCCACTCATTACCACGACGGCCTGGATCGTACCTACCGTTGGAGCTACCTGGCGGTGCGCTACTTCTGCGAGAACGACCGGGAGGCGCTGCAGGCACTGGGGCGCGCTCTGAAGCAGAACGACTTCAGCTCCTATGACGAGGCCCTGCTGGCCTTCGCCGAGGAGAATCAGGAGGGGTTCAATGAGTGGCTCAGCACCCTGGTGGATGCCATGCCCCTGGAAACCGTTCCCATGCAGCTGGCCGCCACCCCTGTGCCTCGCAAGGAGAACCGCTACAGCTACAGGGATTACCTCAAGCCAGCACACCTGGCTCGAAGCGACGCTCATCTGCACCTGTAA
- the trkA gene encoding Trk system potassium transporter TrkA, protein MKIIILGAGQVGGTLAENLVGENNDITIVDNDQVTLRSLQDKYDLRVVHGHAAHPGVLHEAGAEDADMLIAVTNSDETNMVACHLAYTLYGTPTKIARIRSEQFMARQEALFQRSGQGNDCRGRFFIDELIAPEQLVTHYIRRLIEYPGALQVVEFAEGRVSLVAVKAYYGGPLVGNALSALREHMPNIDTRVAAIFRQGRPILPRGTTVIEADDEVFFVADSKHIRAVMSEMQELESSYRHIMIAGGGNIGFGLAKALEPYHEVKLIERNGERASALSEWLDSTTVFHGDASDQELLNEEQINQTDVFIAVTNDDEANIMSALLAKRLGAKKVMVLIQREAYVDLVKDANIDIAISPQQATISSLLTHVRQGDITNVYSLRGGATEAIEAVAHGDESTSKVVGKQIQDIKLPPGTTIGAVVRKEQVLIAHDRTVIEADDHVIMFLVDKKYITEVEKLFQPSALFI, encoded by the coding sequence ATGAAAATCATCATTCTCGGAGCCGGCCAGGTGGGCGGCACGCTGGCCGAAAACCTGGTTGGCGAAAACAACGACATCACCATAGTCGACAACGACCAGGTCACCCTGCGCTCTTTGCAGGATAAATACGATCTGCGGGTGGTTCATGGTCACGCTGCCCATCCGGGTGTGCTGCATGAAGCGGGCGCGGAGGACGCGGACATGCTGATTGCCGTGACCAACTCCGACGAAACCAATATGGTGGCCTGCCATCTGGCCTACACCCTCTATGGTACGCCAACCAAGATCGCCCGAATCCGCTCCGAGCAGTTCATGGCGCGCCAGGAGGCGCTGTTTCAACGCAGCGGCCAGGGCAACGACTGCCGCGGCCGCTTCTTCATCGATGAGCTGATCGCCCCGGAACAGCTGGTGACCCATTATATCCGTCGCCTGATTGAGTACCCCGGCGCCCTGCAGGTGGTGGAGTTTGCCGAAGGCCGGGTCAGCCTGGTGGCGGTCAAGGCCTACTATGGTGGCCCCCTGGTGGGGAACGCCCTCTCCGCCCTGCGTGAGCATATGCCCAACATCGACACCCGGGTTGCCGCCATCTTCCGTCAGGGGCGCCCCATTCTGCCTCGGGGCACCACGGTGATCGAGGCGGACGACGAAGTGTTCTTCGTTGCCGACTCCAAACACATCCGCGCGGTGATGAGTGAGATGCAGGAGCTGGAATCCAGCTACCGTCACATCATGATCGCCGGTGGTGGTAACATCGGCTTCGGCCTGGCCAAGGCCCTGGAGCCCTACCACGAAGTGAAGCTCATTGAGCGCAACGGCGAACGTGCGTCCGCCCTGTCCGAATGGTTGGATTCCACCACGGTGTTCCATGGGGATGCCTCGGATCAGGAGCTGCTTAACGAAGAACAGATCAACCAGACCGATGTGTTCATCGCCGTCACCAACGACGACGAAGCCAACATCATGTCCGCCCTGCTGGCCAAGCGACTGGGCGCCAAGAAGGTGATGGTACTGATTCAGCGGGAGGCCTACGTCGACCTGGTGAAGGACGCCAACATCGACATCGCCATCTCCCCTCAACAGGCCACCATCAGCTCGCTGCTGACCCACGTACGCCAGGGTGACATCACCAACGTATACTCCCTGCGCGGCGGTGCCACTGAGGCCATCGAAGCCGTCGCCCACGGAGACGAGAGCACCTCCAAGGTGGTGGGCAAACAGATTCAGGACATCAAGCTGCCGCCCGGCACCACCATTGGCGCCGTCGTCCGCAAGGAACAGGTACTGATCGCCCACGACCGCACCGTTATCGAAGCGGACGACCATGTGATCATGTTCCTGGTGGATAAGAAGTACATCACGGAAGTCGAGAAACTGTTCCAGCCCAGTGCGCTGTTTATCTAG